A genomic window from Herbiconiux aconitum includes:
- a CDS encoding alpha/beta fold hydrolase translates to MLDPALEAKRLAVSRDENLPDIDWVTPPTGAVTSTFHAPSGDLAVISMGDPAHPRVVLVAGATGSKEDFHFIMPELVAAGFYVQSYDLAGQFESHAAGPWNLSPPQQHYTLELFVDDMIAFLSAGTAPVHLLGYSFAGVVAGVVVTSRPDLVASLTLLGTPPDPGLSFAGVKRIGRFADFATPAAAANLMRWGVQVNVLRVRPGRLKFVRDRFHLTRRDSHRDIMDIMMQAPDVEAALAAVDIPMAVAVGEHDLWPLARHARFAEAIGASICVYRTGHSPCEDAPYELSGDLLALYAKASSR, encoded by the coding sequence GTGTTGGACCCGGCCCTGGAAGCGAAACGACTCGCGGTCAGTCGCGACGAGAACCTTCCTGACATCGACTGGGTGACCCCTCCCACGGGTGCGGTCACCTCCACCTTCCACGCACCGAGCGGCGATCTCGCGGTGATCTCAATGGGCGACCCGGCGCATCCGAGGGTCGTGCTCGTGGCCGGCGCCACGGGGTCGAAAGAGGACTTCCACTTCATCATGCCGGAGCTCGTGGCCGCCGGCTTCTACGTGCAGAGCTACGACCTCGCGGGGCAGTTCGAGTCGCACGCGGCGGGGCCGTGGAACCTCTCGCCGCCGCAACAGCACTACACGCTCGAGCTCTTCGTCGACGACATGATCGCCTTCTTGTCGGCGGGAACGGCGCCCGTGCACCTGCTCGGCTACTCCTTCGCGGGGGTGGTGGCCGGGGTCGTGGTGACGTCTCGACCCGATCTCGTGGCGAGCCTGACCCTCCTCGGCACGCCGCCCGATCCGGGGCTGAGTTTCGCCGGAGTGAAACGGATCGGTCGATTCGCCGATTTCGCGACGCCCGCCGCGGCGGCGAACCTGATGCGCTGGGGCGTGCAGGTGAACGTGCTGCGGGTTCGGCCGGGTCGGCTGAAGTTCGTGCGCGACCGCTTCCACCTCACGCGGCGCGATTCGCACCGCGACATCATGGACATCATGATGCAGGCCCCGGATGTCGAAGCCGCGCTCGCGGCCGTCGACATCCCGATGGCCGTTGCCGTGGGCGAGCACGACCTCTGGCCGCTCGCCCGGCACGCGCGCTTCGCGGAGGCCATCGGCGCTTCCATCTGCGTCTACCGCACGGGGCACAGCCCCTGTGAAGACGCGCCCTACGAGCTGAGCGGCGACCTGCTGGCGCTGTACGCGAAGGCGTCGTCCCGATAA
- a CDS encoding glycosyltransferase family 2 protein yields MAISISVVIPARDDAEFLRRALEALAAQTRPADEIIVVDNGSTDDTADVARAHGARLIDEPVQGILRATAAGFDAATGTLLARIDADSVPLPDWLERVEAAFLRADALTAYTGPGRFYDINAAGAWAGKTFYLGGYVTWMTLFLGHAPLFGSNMAMRRDAWMRIRDTVHRTDRRVHDDLDITYHLLPDMIVEYDSTLVMPISGRPFHSYKGFMRRLGWAFRTIGVNLPGQWPWQRWSRRRAARKAAARLVTTQMRETDAV; encoded by the coding sequence ATGGCGATCTCGATTTCGGTGGTCATCCCTGCCCGTGACGACGCCGAGTTCCTCCGGCGTGCACTCGAGGCCCTCGCCGCGCAGACCCGCCCCGCCGACGAGATCATCGTGGTCGACAACGGCAGCACCGACGACACGGCCGACGTCGCCCGGGCACACGGCGCGCGCCTCATCGACGAGCCGGTCCAGGGCATCCTGCGCGCCACCGCGGCCGGATTCGACGCCGCCACCGGAACCCTGCTCGCCCGCATCGATGCCGACTCCGTGCCGCTGCCCGACTGGCTCGAACGCGTCGAAGCTGCCTTCCTGCGAGCGGATGCGCTCACCGCCTACACCGGACCGGGCCGCTTCTACGACATCAACGCCGCCGGCGCCTGGGCCGGCAAGACCTTCTATCTCGGCGGCTACGTCACCTGGATGACCCTCTTCCTCGGCCACGCGCCCCTGTTCGGCAGCAACATGGCGATGCGACGGGATGCCTGGATGCGCATCCGCGACACCGTGCACCGCACCGACCGCCGGGTGCACGACGACCTCGACATCACCTACCACCTGCTGCCCGACATGATCGTCGAATACGACTCCACCCTCGTCATGCCGATCTCGGGCCGCCCGTTCCACAGCTACAAGGGATTCATGCGGCGGCTGGGCTGGGCCTTCCGCACCATCGGCGTGAATCTGCCCGGGCAATGGCCGTGGCAGCGCTGGTCGCGCCGCCGCGCGGCCCGCAAAGCCGCGGCGCGGCTGGTAACTACGCAAATGCGTGAGACCGACGCCGTATAG
- a CDS encoding VOC family protein — translation MACRIGELVLGCRDPEMLARFWCEVLDFVVLDREDDGSVEIGAREGFGGPQPTIFLSRRDEPEKGKSRLHIDVNATDRDQDAELERLLKLGARPADIGQTGQESWHVLADPEGNEFCLLKARLDPL, via the coding sequence ATGGCATGTCGTATCGGTGAGCTCGTGCTCGGTTGCCGCGACCCTGAGATGCTGGCGCGGTTCTGGTGCGAGGTGCTGGATTTCGTCGTGCTCGATCGCGAGGACGACGGCTCGGTGGAGATCGGGGCGCGCGAGGGGTTCGGCGGTCCGCAGCCGACGATCTTCCTCAGTCGCAGGGATGAGCCGGAGAAGGGGAAATCCCGGCTGCACATCGACGTCAACGCCACCGACCGCGATCAGGACGCCGAGCTCGAACGCCTTCTGAAGCTCGGTGCGCGCCCGGCCGACATCGGCCAGACAGGGCAGGAGTCCTGGCATGTCCTGGCCGACCCGGAAGGCAATGAGTTCTGCCTCCTCAAGGCCCGCCTGGACCCGCTCTGA
- a CDS encoding TetR/AcrR family transcriptional regulator: MADQTPRQQRTDERRRRILAAARDRADAESWAAVTTRHLADTIGYTQPVLYGHFPGGKAEIMLAVALEGFVDLTRQCRAALSGRDGRAAIEAVAHAYLEFGSEHPAVYEAMFLQPIGARFAADDTAADLRAGFDVLSEAIGDRGDGSTTEVFWSALHGISELERAGRMRIEHRPHRVAELGIRFAAEPPR, translated from the coding sequence ATGGCCGACCAGACGCCCCGCCAGCAACGCACCGATGAGCGCCGCCGACGCATCCTGGCCGCTGCTCGCGATCGCGCCGACGCCGAGAGCTGGGCGGCGGTGACCACACGGCATCTCGCCGACACCATCGGATACACCCAGCCCGTGCTTTACGGTCACTTCCCCGGCGGCAAGGCCGAGATCATGCTCGCCGTCGCTCTCGAGGGCTTCGTCGATCTGACTCGGCAATGCCGCGCCGCGCTCAGTGGACGAGACGGTCGAGCGGCGATCGAGGCAGTCGCCCACGCCTATCTGGAGTTCGGCAGCGAGCATCCGGCCGTCTACGAGGCCATGTTTCTGCAGCCGATCGGCGCGCGATTCGCCGCAGACGACACGGCTGCCGATCTGCGCGCGGGTTTCGACGTGCTATCGGAGGCGATCGGCGATCGCGGCGACGGCTCGACGACCGAGGTGTTCTGGAGCGCCCTGCACGGCATCAGCGAGCTGGAACGGGCCGGCCGCATGCGCATCGAGCACCGGCCGCATCGCGTGGCCGAACTCGGCATCCGCTTCGCCGCCGAGCCGCCTCGGTAG
- a CDS encoding DUF1772 domain-containing protein, translating into MASVLAVISTVVVGLMVGVEFAVAFVINPILLRLPAGASLVARSDGARMLGRAMPFWYIGSLILTVALAVVTWGTTTATTALVAAVLLAASVVMSIALLVPINNRSKTWTAENHPDDWREQSQRWDRLHFGRVAIIVAAFALVAVSATTR; encoded by the coding sequence ATGGCATCCGTTCTCGCCGTCATCTCCACCGTCGTCGTCGGGCTCATGGTCGGCGTCGAGTTCGCGGTGGCGTTCGTCATCAACCCGATCCTGTTGCGCCTGCCGGCCGGCGCCTCGCTGGTGGCGCGGTCCGACGGCGCGCGGATGCTGGGGCGCGCGATGCCGTTCTGGTACATCGGTTCTCTCATCCTCACCGTGGCCCTCGCCGTCGTCACCTGGGGCACGACGACCGCCACGACAGCCCTCGTCGCCGCAGTTCTCCTGGCCGCCAGCGTCGTGATGTCGATCGCGTTGCTGGTGCCCATCAACAACCGGTCGAAGACCTGGACCGCCGAGAACCACCCCGACGACTGGCGGGAGCAGAGCCAGCGCTGGGACAGGCTGCACTTCGGCCGCGTCGCGATTATCGTCGCGGCCTTCGCTCTCGTCGCGGTTTCGGCGACGACGCGCTGA
- a CDS encoding DM13 domain-containing protein, giving the protein MKRALLVLGGLVAAAALIVGLVVFQPWLLFSDVRVDEALPTIRSTQPAATADPDSSATPMPDSVPDQVPEPVPVVLASGSFVSQEHATTGTATIIGNPDGTRVLAIENLDTTNGPDVHVWLSAADAVEGLDGWFLAGGTAYVDLGVIKGNQGNQVYDIPAEVDLTAYRSVSLWCVQFSVGFGAAQLG; this is encoded by the coding sequence ATGAAGCGGGCACTTCTCGTCCTTGGCGGCCTGGTGGCGGCTGCTGCCCTGATCGTCGGGCTGGTCGTGTTTCAGCCGTGGCTGCTGTTCAGTGATGTGCGGGTCGACGAGGCGCTGCCGACGATTCGGAGCACCCAACCCGCCGCAACCGCGGACCCTGACTCGTCCGCGACACCGATGCCCGACTCGGTGCCGGACCAAGTGCCCGAGCCGGTGCCGGTTGTCCTTGCGTCCGGCTCCTTCGTCAGCCAAGAGCACGCGACGACGGGCACAGCAACGATCATCGGGAACCCGGACGGCACGCGCGTGCTCGCGATCGAGAATCTCGACACCACCAACGGTCCAGACGTGCACGTCTGGCTGAGCGCCGCGGATGCGGTTGAGGGCCTGGACGGCTGGTTCCTGGCAGGCGGTACCGCCTACGTCGATCTCGGCGTCATCAAGGGCAACCAGGGCAACCAGGTCTATGACATCCCCGCGGAGGTTGACCTCACCGCCTATCGCAGCGTCTCGCTGTGGTGCGTGCAGTTCAGCGTCGGCTTCGGGGCTGCGCAACTGGGATAG
- a CDS encoding putative bifunctional diguanylate cyclase/phosphodiesterase → MLLVAVAGQIVYVISLIFPVTGTELIVDAWVSMIAEWTAVLTCWTAFALMKSKRIVPVLGSVAVTATVLGDSLFLAATDGDGVTPFPSPADLSYLAFYLLLLAAIILAARDLLAGRGAVVVFDVIVGSLGAASVLALVLTPVLDSTIVSSDPVASVLSLSYPVLDVLLIAALVGVRASDRSGASWMPLILGLVLFAGADIVYAMDVPGSGYVVGTLLDAAWSVGVLLIVLWVCLWTVPGEPALSPTLPSRVGTAVAVLAIVCALAVLVIAPAVSGSAVAVVLAVATVVCTIAPVAIRRRHLRAQRDLDPLTGLGNRSLVEHRADTALPFLSTATVILIELDDVGEISEGLGHSTKDDVLRQVAASVREAAPSNATISRLSGSEFVIFAPELSRDLQEPLRTGVHAAIARPIRVADLDLVMRSTVGLATFPENGDSFVELLKHAESLVRRTRTRHKVRRDDSDHPPSDALNRLRSLHELRSTIGREQIVLWYQPKIRISTGTIDGVEALARWEHPTRGLLGPDQFIPLLEDAQLMTGWTHDILVEALDQAAQWAEQGLSMPVAVNVSGSSLTESGFVNQVLPLLHERGLSPALLTLEITEQHVIDDADRVASALSPLREAGVRISLDDFGTGFNSLTSLHDLVVAELKLDRSFVSALTVDARARALVRSIVSLARELGIDTVAEGVQIPEELTILAEVGCTRAQGYLISKPVPASAIPPLTETTLLPSREADPRELAVAEERE, encoded by the coding sequence TTGTTGCTTGTAGCGGTCGCGGGCCAGATCGTCTACGTCATCAGCCTCATCTTCCCGGTGACGGGTACCGAGCTGATCGTGGATGCGTGGGTGTCGATGATCGCGGAGTGGACGGCCGTGCTCACGTGCTGGACGGCCTTCGCGCTCATGAAGTCAAAACGGATCGTCCCGGTGCTGGGATCGGTGGCGGTGACCGCCACCGTGTTGGGCGACTCACTCTTTCTCGCAGCGACCGACGGGGATGGTGTGACACCGTTCCCATCCCCCGCAGACCTCTCCTATCTCGCCTTTTACCTGCTGCTTCTGGCCGCAATCATCCTGGCTGCCCGGGACCTACTGGCAGGCCGGGGTGCCGTCGTCGTCTTCGATGTCATCGTGGGCTCCCTCGGCGCCGCCTCAGTCCTCGCCCTGGTGCTCACACCGGTTCTTGACAGCACGATCGTCAGCTCAGACCCCGTCGCCTCCGTCTTGTCGTTGTCGTACCCGGTTCTGGACGTGCTGCTGATCGCGGCCTTGGTCGGTGTGCGTGCTTCTGACCGGTCGGGTGCGTCCTGGATGCCGCTCATCCTCGGTTTGGTGCTCTTCGCGGGCGCCGACATCGTCTACGCCATGGATGTCCCAGGCTCGGGCTACGTGGTGGGAACTCTGCTCGACGCCGCGTGGAGCGTGGGAGTGCTCTTGATCGTTCTGTGGGTCTGCCTGTGGACGGTGCCGGGCGAACCCGCACTGTCCCCTACCCTCCCGTCCCGGGTGGGGACGGCTGTCGCGGTGCTCGCGATCGTGTGCGCTTTAGCGGTCCTCGTGATCGCCCCCGCAGTGTCGGGCTCCGCGGTGGCCGTCGTCCTGGCGGTGGCGACTGTCGTCTGCACGATCGCCCCGGTCGCCATCCGTCGCCGGCACCTGCGCGCCCAACGGGATCTCGACCCCCTCACCGGGTTGGGCAACCGCAGCCTCGTCGAGCACCGCGCCGACACAGCGCTGCCGTTCCTCTCCACCGCGACCGTCATCCTCATCGAACTCGACGATGTCGGCGAAATCTCGGAAGGGCTTGGCCACAGCACGAAAGACGACGTTCTACGGCAGGTGGCAGCAAGCGTGCGCGAGGCAGCGCCGAGCAACGCGACGATCAGCCGACTCAGTGGAAGCGAGTTCGTGATCTTCGCACCCGAACTTTCCCGTGACCTACAGGAGCCACTCCGCACCGGCGTGCATGCGGCGATCGCCCGTCCCATCAGGGTCGCCGATCTGGACCTCGTGATGAGATCCACGGTCGGTCTCGCCACCTTCCCCGAAAACGGCGACAGCTTCGTCGAGCTACTCAAGCACGCCGAGTCTCTCGTGCGCCGCACCCGGACGCGACACAAGGTGCGCCGCGACGACAGCGACCATCCCCCTTCGGACGCACTGAACCGGCTCAGGAGCCTTCACGAACTACGGTCGACGATCGGGAGGGAGCAGATCGTGCTCTGGTACCAGCCGAAGATCCGCATCTCCACCGGCACGATCGACGGGGTCGAGGCTCTGGCTCGCTGGGAACATCCGACGCGAGGGCTACTCGGACCCGACCAGTTCATCCCCCTGCTGGAAGACGCGCAGTTGATGACCGGCTGGACACACGACATTCTCGTGGAAGCACTAGACCAGGCGGCACAGTGGGCAGAGCAGGGTCTTTCGATGCCGGTCGCCGTGAACGTCTCGGGCAGCTCCCTCACCGAATCGGGATTCGTGAACCAAGTGCTGCCGCTCTTGCACGAGCGGGGACTCTCCCCCGCACTCCTCACGCTCGAGATCACCGAGCAGCACGTCATCGACGACGCCGACCGCGTCGCCTCGGCCCTGTCCCCTCTGCGCGAAGCCGGCGTCCGCATCTCCCTCGACGACTTCGGCACGGGATTCAACTCCCTCACGTCGCTGCACGACCTCGTCGTCGCCGAACTCAAACTCGATCGCAGCTTCGTCTCCGCTCTCACCGTCGATGCGCGTGCGCGGGCCCTGGTGCGATCCATCGTCTCCCTGGCCCGCGAACTGGGCATCGATACGGTCGCTGAAGGCGTCCAGATCCCGGAGGAACTGACAATTCTCGCGGAGGTCGGCTGCACTCGCGCCCAGGGATACCTCATCTCCAAACCGGTCCCGGCCTCGGCCATTCCGCCCCTCACCGAGACAACCTTGCTGCCGTCGAGAGAGGCGGATCCTCGAGAACTCGCGGTCGCTGAGGAACGAGAGTGA